The Leucoraja erinacea ecotype New England chromosome 22, Leri_hhj_1, whole genome shotgun sequence genome includes a region encoding these proteins:
- the LOC129707880 gene encoding fascin-3-like, producing the protein MSSTDVSIGLVTSCGDYLTAEPSKNHVSLVTTSLGPKQIWDVKFKSTEGLQVLVELHAFNGMTLQPDINGSMKCGPSNELSLFLLEYQSNGSWVFKSLRLGTYLVSNVDKVFCSQKDATNPQQWIPHLSMHPQIALYHLQSKSYVRMHYTQGQAIAEASAPFSEECIFLFHFDHGKYHLQTSDLSYLTTEGQLLSKPSKQTAFVLHLKAGYMMTLSAGEKGILFPHSRSGLLSAGMCPSGMEAVFIIKRPKPWITLKTCSNKYVTINYGVEVYARSENITELSLFQYESNLNRDCVRLRTITGQLLVQRRPANILANGNDSEKTTYFTLEWNKGKVRLQAANKLYLTMKPIGQMIATAEQPGPNEEFILRLMNRPFLILRGKCGYIATDFHSAQLRCSQSKYEIILLTLCKGGFCHFQGK; encoded by the exons ATCTGGGATGTGAAATTCAAGTCAACAGAAGGTCTTCAGGTCCTGGTCGAACTGCATGCATTTAATGGAATGACCCTGCAGCCCGACATAAATGGCTCCATGAAATGTGGTCCTTCTAATGAGCTGAGTTTGTTTCTCTTGGAATACCAGTCAAATGGATCTTGGGTCTTCAAATCCCTAAGGCTTGGAACTTATCTTGTGAGTAATGTAGATAAAGTCTTCTGTTCACAGAAGGATGCAACCAACCCTCAGCAATGGATCCCACATCTAAGCATGCATCCGCAAATTGCACTGTACCACCTCCAATCCAAGTCCTATGTGCGGATGCACTATACCCAAGGCCAGGCCATTGCTGAGGCCTCCGCTCCCTTCTCCGAAGAATGCATCTTCTTATTTCATTTTGACCACGGGAAGTACCATCTCCAAACAAGTGACTTAAGTTACCTGACCACCGAAGGTCAGCTGCTTAGCAAACCCTCAAAGCAGACAGCTTTTGTTCTGCATCTGAAGGCCGGTTACATGATGACCTTGTCTGCTGGAGAGAAAGGCATCCTGTTCCCTCACTCAAGGTCGGGTCTTCTCTCAGCGGGAATGTGTCCATCAGGCATGGAGGCTGTTTTCATCATCAAGAGACCCAAGCCTTGGATCACACTGAAGACCTGTTCAAACAAATATGTGACAATTAATTATG GAGTAGAAGTTTATGCCCGTTCTGAGAATATCACAGAGCTCTCGCTTTTCCAATATGAATCCAACCTGAATAGGGACTGTGTTAGATTACGAACAATAACTGGACAGCTTCTGGTGCAG AGGAGACCAGCCAACATCCTGGCGAATGGGAATGACAGCGAGAAGACAACTTACTTCACCCTGGAGTGGAACAAAGGCAAAGTAAGGTTACAAGCTGCAAACAAACTCTACCTGACAATGAAACCCATTGGACAGATGATAGCCACTGCTGAACAGCCAG GACCAAATGAAGAGTTCATTCTGAGGCTGATGAACCGCCCTTTTCTCATCCTCCGTGGTAAATGTGGGTACATCGCCACCGATTTCCATTCAGCCCAGCTACGATGCAGCCAGAGCAAGTATGAAATCATCCTACTGACTCTTTGCAAAGGAGGATTCTGTCATTTCCAAGGCAAGTGA